A genomic stretch from Heliangelus exortis chromosome 23, bHelExo1.hap1, whole genome shotgun sequence includes:
- the TMEM269 gene encoding transmembrane protein 269 isoform X2, which translates to MPPVMILPGAEESGDGKPQNSSFFLATLEPPQLPTHRIIPNQGEAKRGQHRACAELLRTQLTPGAEGTLGGIFHPQAPGSARPAGSGRGVQRSPHQWPNPSLWHAEPPTPQPGGSWNSSRPDGGLWFDEGCHQLAWLWDHGTGIFQTTKKLFLRERPGWGRTLEFIRKNAANGLSVANLVAGLSSVLCSLNRLVLPSPGSTTTPAGCCSWASCWIWLMEPLPGSSMPARRWGPNWMTLLTSPPSGWPRLCCCSHRGCWEGSWPSPTSWPSLLASASSPVLGSPSPTGGCPVPTPPRCWPAPSC; encoded by the exons ATGCCACCTGTGATGATCCTGCCAGGAGCCGAGGAGAGTGGTGATGGCAAGCCccaaaattcctctttttttttggccacTTTggagcccccccagctcccaaCCCACCGGATTATCCCAAATCAAGGAGAAGCAAAAAGGGGACAGCACCGGGCATGTGCTGAGCTCCTCAGAACCCAACTGACCCCAGGTGCTGAGGGGACCCTGGGGGGGATTTTCCATCCCCAGGCACCCGGCTCAGCCCGTCCCGCCGGCTCGGGGCGCGGTGTCCAAAGGTCACCTCACCAGTGGCCAAATCCATCCCTCTGGCACGCCGAGCCACCCACCCCTCAACCAGGAGGATCTTGGAATTCCTCACGACCCGACGGGGGCctttggtttg atgaagGATGTCACCAGCTTGCCTGGCTTTGGGACCACGGCACAG GTATTTTCCAGACCACCAAGAAATTGTTCCTGAGGGAGAGACCAGGTTGGGGCCGGACCCTGGAATTCATCAGGAAAAATGCTGCCAATGGGCTCTCTGTGGCCAACCTGGTGGCAGGGCTGTCCTCTGTCCTCTGCAGCCTCAACAG GCTGGTTTTGCCCTCCCCAGGCAGTACCACTactcctgctggctgctgctcctgggcttCCTGCTGGATCTGGCTGATGGAGCCGTTGCCCGGCAGCTCGATGCCTGCTCGGCGCTGG GGGCCAAACTGGATGACTTTGCTGACTTCACCACCTTCGGGCTGGCCAcggctctgctgctgcagccacagggggtgctgggagggctCTTGGCCATCGCCTACGTCATGGCCGTCTTTGCTCGCCTCTGCTTCTTCTCCAGTG CTGGGATCCCCTTCACCTACCGGGGGCTGCCCTGTCCCTACGCCTCCTCGCTGCTGGCCAGCACCTTCCTGCTGA
- the TMEM269 gene encoding transmembrane protein 269 isoform X1, producing the protein MPPVMILPGAEESGDGKPQNSSFFLATLEPPQLPTHRIIPNQGEAKRGQHRACAELLRTQLTPGAEGTLGGIFHPQAPGSARPAGSGRGVQRSPHQWPNPSLWHAEPPTPQPGGSWNSSRPDGGLWFDEGCHQLAWLWDHGTGIFQTTKKLFLRERPGWGRTLEFIRKNAANGLSVANLVAGLSSVLCSLNRQYHYSCWLLLLGFLLDLADGAVARQLDACSALGAKLDDFADFTTFGLATALLLQPQGVLGGLLAIAYVMAVFARLCFFSSAGIPFTYRGLPCPYASSLLASTFLLTEGNVPLLRVAAGVTILFMVDRGSYPHDKVLESQLWKKLVYTGGVVAILFSPAGLAPVYCLAWSMSYICFPSALWSCKA; encoded by the exons ATGCCACCTGTGATGATCCTGCCAGGAGCCGAGGAGAGTGGTGATGGCAAGCCccaaaattcctctttttttttggccacTTTggagcccccccagctcccaaCCCACCGGATTATCCCAAATCAAGGAGAAGCAAAAAGGGGACAGCACCGGGCATGTGCTGAGCTCCTCAGAACCCAACTGACCCCAGGTGCTGAGGGGACCCTGGGGGGGATTTTCCATCCCCAGGCACCCGGCTCAGCCCGTCCCGCCGGCTCGGGGCGCGGTGTCCAAAGGTCACCTCACCAGTGGCCAAATCCATCCCTCTGGCACGCCGAGCCACCCACCCCTCAACCAGGAGGATCTTGGAATTCCTCACGACCCGACGGGGGCctttggtttg atgaagGATGTCACCAGCTTGCCTGGCTTTGGGACCACGGCACAG GTATTTTCCAGACCACCAAGAAATTGTTCCTGAGGGAGAGACCAGGTTGGGGCCGGACCCTGGAATTCATCAGGAAAAATGCTGCCAATGGGCTCTCTGTGGCCAACCTGGTGGCAGGGCTGTCCTCTGTCCTCTGCAGCCTCAACAG GCAGTACCACTactcctgctggctgctgctcctgggcttCCTGCTGGATCTGGCTGATGGAGCCGTTGCCCGGCAGCTCGATGCCTGCTCGGCGCTGG GGGCCAAACTGGATGACTTTGCTGACTTCACCACCTTCGGGCTGGCCAcggctctgctgctgcagccacagggggtgctgggagggctCTTGGCCATCGCCTACGTCATGGCCGTCTTTGCTCGCCTCTGCTTCTTCTCCAGTG CTGGGATCCCCTTCACCTACCGGGGGCTGCCCTGTCCCTACGCCTCCTCGCTGCTGGCCAGCACCTTCCTGCTGACAGAGGGCAATGTCCCCCTGCTGCGTGTGGCCGCGGGCGTCACCATCCTCTTCATGGTGGATCGGGGCTCCTACCCCCACGACAAGGTGCTGGAGTCCCAGCTCTGGAAGAAACTGGTTTACACTGGAG GGGTGGTGGCCATCCTCTTCTCACCGGCAGGGCTGGCTCCTGTCTACTGCCTCGCCTGGTCCATGTCCTACATCTGCTTCCCCTCTGCCCTCTGGAGCTGCAAAGCCTAA
- the SVBP gene encoding small vasohibin-binding protein produces the protein MEPSGGGRKERPKPREAAARLEKAKQKSAQQELKQRQRAEIYALNRVMTELEQQQFDSFCKQMEASGE, from the exons atGGAGCCGAGTGGGGGGGGTCGTAAGGAGAGGCCGAAGCCCCGGGAGGCAGCAGCGCGGCTGGAGAAAGCCAAACAGAAATcagcccagcaggagctgaaacAGAGGCAGAGAGCGGAG atttACGCCCTCAACCGGGTGAtgacagagctggagcagcagcagttcgACTCCTTCTGCAAGCAGATGGAGGCCTCTGGCGAGTGA
- the TMEM269 gene encoding transmembrane protein 269 isoform X7, which yields MWMVSPPVGIFQTTKKLFLRERPGWGRTLEFIRKNAANGLSVANLVAGLSSVLCSLNRQYHYSCWLLLLGFLLDLADGAVARQLDACSALGAKLDDFADFTTFGLATALLLQPQGVLGGLLAIAYVMAVFARLCFFSSAGIPFTYRGLPCPYASSLLASTFLLTEGNVPLLRVAAGVTILFMVDRGSYPHDKVLESQLWKKLVYTGGVVAILFSPAGLAPVYCLAWSMSYICFPSALWSCKA from the exons ATGTGGATGGTGTCACCGCCGGTTG GTATTTTCCAGACCACCAAGAAATTGTTCCTGAGGGAGAGACCAGGTTGGGGCCGGACCCTGGAATTCATCAGGAAAAATGCTGCCAATGGGCTCTCTGTGGCCAACCTGGTGGCAGGGCTGTCCTCTGTCCTCTGCAGCCTCAACAG GCAGTACCACTactcctgctggctgctgctcctgggcttCCTGCTGGATCTGGCTGATGGAGCCGTTGCCCGGCAGCTCGATGCCTGCTCGGCGCTGG GGGCCAAACTGGATGACTTTGCTGACTTCACCACCTTCGGGCTGGCCAcggctctgctgctgcagccacagggggtgctgggagggctCTTGGCCATCGCCTACGTCATGGCCGTCTTTGCTCGCCTCTGCTTCTTCTCCAGTG CTGGGATCCCCTTCACCTACCGGGGGCTGCCCTGTCCCTACGCCTCCTCGCTGCTGGCCAGCACCTTCCTGCTGACAGAGGGCAATGTCCCCCTGCTGCGTGTGGCCGCGGGCGTCACCATCCTCTTCATGGTGGATCGGGGCTCCTACCCCCACGACAAGGTGCTGGAGTCCCAGCTCTGGAAGAAACTGGTTTACACTGGAG GGGTGGTGGCCATCCTCTTCTCACCGGCAGGGCTGGCTCCTGTCTACTGCCTCGCCTGGTCCATGTCCTACATCTGCTTCCCCTCTGCCCTCTGGAGCTGCAAAGCCTAA
- the TMEM269 gene encoding transmembrane protein 269 isoform X6: MSPACLALGPRHRQGIFQTTKKLFLRERPGWGRTLEFIRKNAANGLSVANLVAGLSSVLCSLNRQYHYSCWLLLLGFLLDLADGAVARQLDACSALGAKLDDFADFTTFGLATALLLQPQGVLGGLLAIAYVMAVFARLCFFSSAGIPFTYRGLPCPYASSLLASTFLLTEGNVPLLRVAAGVTILFMVDRGSYPHDKVLESQLWKKLVYTGGVVAILFSPAGLAPVYCLAWSMSYICFPSALWSCKA; encoded by the exons ATGTCACCAGCTTGCCTGGCTTTGGGACCACGGCACAGGCAGG GTATTTTCCAGACCACCAAGAAATTGTTCCTGAGGGAGAGACCAGGTTGGGGCCGGACCCTGGAATTCATCAGGAAAAATGCTGCCAATGGGCTCTCTGTGGCCAACCTGGTGGCAGGGCTGTCCTCTGTCCTCTGCAGCCTCAACAG GCAGTACCACTactcctgctggctgctgctcctgggcttCCTGCTGGATCTGGCTGATGGAGCCGTTGCCCGGCAGCTCGATGCCTGCTCGGCGCTGG GGGCCAAACTGGATGACTTTGCTGACTTCACCACCTTCGGGCTGGCCAcggctctgctgctgcagccacagggggtgctgggagggctCTTGGCCATCGCCTACGTCATGGCCGTCTTTGCTCGCCTCTGCTTCTTCTCCAGTG CTGGGATCCCCTTCACCTACCGGGGGCTGCCCTGTCCCTACGCCTCCTCGCTGCTGGCCAGCACCTTCCTGCTGACAGAGGGCAATGTCCCCCTGCTGCGTGTGGCCGCGGGCGTCACCATCCTCTTCATGGTGGATCGGGGCTCCTACCCCCACGACAAGGTGCTGGAGTCCCAGCTCTGGAAGAAACTGGTTTACACTGGAG GGGTGGTGGCCATCCTCTTCTCACCGGCAGGGCTGGCTCCTGTCTACTGCCTCGCCTGGTCCATGTCCTACATCTGCTTCCCCTCTGCCCTCTGGAGCTGCAAAGCCTAA
- the CELA3B gene encoding chymotrypsin-like elastase family member 3B, translating to MLSLILLLVAAGSRAAVLPDSRVVNGEDAEPYSWPWQISLQYERDGSFHHTCGGTLIAPQWVMTAAHCISSKRTYEVVLGEYDMGAEEGSEQRIPVASQDIFVHPKWRSSCVACGNDMALLKLQHPAVLSTQVQVGRLPPAGTVLPHQYPCHLSGWGRLSTGGPLPERLQQALMPVVDLEQCRQPEWWGSLAIRDTMICAGGAEKAGCNGDSGGPLNCQAADGTWEVHGVASFVSGLGCNTPKKPTVFTRVSAFEDWINETMSQH from the exons ATGCTGTCCCTGATCCTGCTCTTGGTGGCTGCCG GCAGCCGCGCCGCGGTGCTGCCCGACTCGCGGGTGGTGAACggggaggatgctgagccctACAGCTGGCCCTGGCAG ATCTCGCTGCAGTACGAGCGGGACGGCTCCTTCCACCACACCTGCGGGGGGACCCTGATCGCCCCCCAATGGGTGATGACGGCCGCGCACTGCATCTC CTCCAAGCGCACCTACGAGGTGGTGCTGGGTGAGTACGACATGGGTGCTGAGGAGGGCTCCGAGCAGCGCATCCCAGTGGCCTCCCAAGACATCTTCGTCCATCCCAAATGGAGAAGCTCCTGCGTGGCCTGCGG CAATGACATGGCCCTGCTGAAGCTGCAGCACCCGGCAGTGCTGAGCACCCAGGTGCAGGTGGGGCGGCTGCCACCAGCAGGGACCGTCCTGCCCCACCAGTACCCCTGTCACCTCAGCGGCTGGGGACGGCTGAGCA CGGGGGGGCCTCTGCCGGAGCGGCTGCAGCAGGCGCTGATGCCGGTGGTGGATTTGGAGCAGTGCAGGCAGCCCGAGTGGTGGGGCAGCCTGGCAATCCGGGACACCATGATCTGTGCCGGGGGGGCCGAGAAGGCGGGCTGCAAC GGCGATTCGGGGGGACCCCTGAACTGCCAGGCGGCCGATGGGACCTGGGAGGTGCACGGGGTCGCCAGCTTCGTGTCCGGGCTGGGCTGCAACACACCCAAGAAACCCACGGTGTTCACCCGCGTGTCCGCGTTCGAGGATTGGATCAAcgag accatgagccagcactgA
- the TMEM269 gene encoding transmembrane protein 269 isoform X5, giving the protein MSPACLALGPRHRYFPDHQEIVPEGETRLGPDPGIHQEKCCQWALCGQPGGRAVLCPLQPQQAGFALPRQYHYSCWLLLLGFLLDLADGAVARQLDACSALGAKLDDFADFTTFGLATALLLQPQGVLGGLLAIAYVMAVFARLCFFSSAGIPFTYRGLPCPYASSLLASTFLLTEGNVPLLRVAAGVTILFMVDRGSYPHDKVLESQLWKKLVYTGGVVAILFSPAGLAPVYCLAWSMSYICFPSALWSCKA; this is encoded by the exons ATGTCACCAGCTTGCCTGGCTTTGGGACCACGGCACAG GTATTTTCCAGACCACCAAGAAATTGTTCCTGAGGGAGAGACCAGGTTGGGGCCGGACCCTGGAATTCATCAGGAAAAATGCTGCCAATGGGCTCTCTGTGGCCAACCTGGTGGCAGGGCTGTCCTCTGTCCTCTGCAGCCTCAACAG GCTGGTTTTGCCCTCCCCAGGCAGTACCACTactcctgctggctgctgctcctgggcttCCTGCTGGATCTGGCTGATGGAGCCGTTGCCCGGCAGCTCGATGCCTGCTCGGCGCTGG GGGCCAAACTGGATGACTTTGCTGACTTCACCACCTTCGGGCTGGCCAcggctctgctgctgcagccacagggggtgctgggagggctCTTGGCCATCGCCTACGTCATGGCCGTCTTTGCTCGCCTCTGCTTCTTCTCCAGTG CTGGGATCCCCTTCACCTACCGGGGGCTGCCCTGTCCCTACGCCTCCTCGCTGCTGGCCAGCACCTTCCTGCTGACAGAGGGCAATGTCCCCCTGCTGCGTGTGGCCGCGGGCGTCACCATCCTCTTCATGGTGGATCGGGGCTCCTACCCCCACGACAAGGTGCTGGAGTCCCAGCTCTGGAAGAAACTGGTTTACACTGGAG GGGTGGTGGCCATCCTCTTCTCACCGGCAGGGCTGGCTCCTGTCTACTGCCTCGCCTGGTCCATGTCCTACATCTGCTTCCCCTCTGCCCTCTGGAGCTGCAAAGCCTAA
- the TMEM269 gene encoding transmembrane protein 269 isoform X4, which translates to MKDVTSLPGFGTTAQAGYFPDHQEIVPEGETRLGPDPGIHQEKCCQWALCGQPGGRAVLCPLQPQQAGFALPRQYHYSCWLLLLGFLLDLADGAVARQLDACSALGAKLDDFADFTTFGLATALLLQPQGVLGGLLAIAYVMAVFARLCFFSSAGIPFTYRGLPCPYASSLLASTFLLTEGNVPLLRVAAGVTILFMVDRGSYPHDKVLESQLWKKLVYTGGVVAILFSPAGLAPVYCLAWSMSYICFPSALWSCKA; encoded by the exons atgaagGATGTCACCAGCTTGCCTGGCTTTGGGACCACGGCACAGGCAGG GTATTTTCCAGACCACCAAGAAATTGTTCCTGAGGGAGAGACCAGGTTGGGGCCGGACCCTGGAATTCATCAGGAAAAATGCTGCCAATGGGCTCTCTGTGGCCAACCTGGTGGCAGGGCTGTCCTCTGTCCTCTGCAGCCTCAACAG GCTGGTTTTGCCCTCCCCAGGCAGTACCACTactcctgctggctgctgctcctgggcttCCTGCTGGATCTGGCTGATGGAGCCGTTGCCCGGCAGCTCGATGCCTGCTCGGCGCTGG GGGCCAAACTGGATGACTTTGCTGACTTCACCACCTTCGGGCTGGCCAcggctctgctgctgcagccacagggggtgctgggagggctCTTGGCCATCGCCTACGTCATGGCCGTCTTTGCTCGCCTCTGCTTCTTCTCCAGTG CTGGGATCCCCTTCACCTACCGGGGGCTGCCCTGTCCCTACGCCTCCTCGCTGCTGGCCAGCACCTTCCTGCTGACAGAGGGCAATGTCCCCCTGCTGCGTGTGGCCGCGGGCGTCACCATCCTCTTCATGGTGGATCGGGGCTCCTACCCCCACGACAAGGTGCTGGAGTCCCAGCTCTGGAAGAAACTGGTTTACACTGGAG GGGTGGTGGCCATCCTCTTCTCACCGGCAGGGCTGGCTCCTGTCTACTGCCTCGCCTGGTCCATGTCCTACATCTGCTTCCCCTCTGCCCTCTGGAGCTGCAAAGCCTAA
- the LOC139806944 gene encoding E3 ubiquitin-protein ligase TRIM62 has translation MACSLKDELLCSICLSIYQDPVSFGCEHYFCRRCITEHWVRQEPQGTRDCPECRRTFTEPTLAPSLKLANIVERYSAFPLDAILGAQRSPFPCKDHEKVKLFCLTDRAVVCFFCDEPAVHEQHQVTNMDDAFEELQRELKEQLQGLQESERGHTEALHLLKRQLAETKSSAKSLRVTIGEAFERLHRLLRERQKAMLEELEADTARTLTDIEQKIQRYSQQLRKVQEGSQILQERLAEADKHVFLAGVASLSERLKGKIHETNLTYEDFPTSKYMGPLQYTIWKSLFQDIHPVPAALTLDPGTAHHRLILSDDCTIVAYGNLHPQPLQDSPKRFDVEVSVLGSQAFSGGVHYWEVVVSEKTQWMIGLAHEAVTRKGSIQIQPSRGFYCIVMHDGNQYSACTQPWTRLNVRSKLEKVGVFLDYDKGLLIFYNADDMSWLYTFRERFPGKLCSYFSPGQSHANGKNVQPLRINTVRI, from the exons ATGGCTTGCAGCCTGAAGgatgagctgctctgctccatctgCCTGAGCATCTACCAGGACCCGGTGAGCTTTGGCTGTGAGCACTATTTCTGCCGCCGCTGCATCACGGAGCACTGGGTGCGCCAGGAGCCCCAGGGCACCCGGGACTGCCCCGAGTGTCGCCGGACCTTCACCGAGCCCACCCTGGCCCCCAGCCTCAAGCTGGCCAACATCGTGGAGAGGTACAGCGCCTTCcccctggatgccatcctgggTGCCCAGCGGAGCCCCTTCCCCTGCAAGGACCACGAGAAGGTCAAACTCTTCTGCCTCACCGACCGCGCCGTCGTCTGCTTCTTCTGCGACGAGCCCGCCGTGCACGAGCAGCACCAGGTCACCAATATGGATGATGCTTttgaggagctgcag cgggagctgaaggagcagctccaggggctcCAGGAGAGCGAGCGTGGCCACACGGAAGCCCTGCACCTCCTCAAGAGGCAGCTGGCTGAGACCAAG TCCTCAGCCAAGAGCCTGCGGGTGACCATCGGGGAGGCTTTCGAGCGGCTGCACCGGCTGCTGCGGGAGCGGCAAAAGGCgatgctggaggagctggaggctgaCACAGCCCGGACCCTGACTGACATCGAGCAGAAAATCCAACGCTACAGCCAGCAGCTCCGGaag GTGCAGGAGGGCAGCCAGATCCTCCAGGAGCGCCTGGCAGAAGCTGACAAACACGTCTTCTTGGCTGGGGTTGCATCCCTTTCTGAAAG GCTGAAGGGGAAGATCCACGAGACCAACCTGACCTACGAGGACTTTCCCACCTCCAAGTACATGGGCCCCCTGCAGTACACCATCTGGAAATCCCTCTTCCAGGACATCCATCctg tgccagcagcccTGACACTGGACCCTGGCACCGCTCACCACCGCCTGATCCTCTCTGACGACTGCACCATCGTGGCCTACGGCAAcctccacccccagcccctgcaggaCTCCCCCAAACGCTTCGACGTGGAGGTCTCAGTGCTGGGCTCCCAGGCTTTTTCCGGGGGGGTCCATTACTGGGAGGTGGTGGTCTCGGAGAAGACCCAGTGGATGATCGGGTTGGCCCACGAGGCTGTCACCAGGAAGGGCAGCATCCAAATCCAGCCCAGCCGGGGCTTCTACTGCATCGTCATGCACGACGGGAACCAGTACAGCGCCTGCACCCAGCCCTGGACACGGCTCAACGTCAGGAGCAAGCTGGAAAAAGTCGGGGTTTTCCTGGACTACGACAAAGGGCTCCTCATTTTTTACAACGCCGACGACATGTCCTGGCTCTACACCTTCCGGGAGCGTTTTCCTGGGAAGCTCTGCTCCTATTTCAGCCCTGGACAGAGCCACGCCAACGGGAAGAACGTCCAGCCCCTCCGCATCAACACCGTCCGCATCTAA
- the TMEM269 gene encoding transmembrane protein 269 isoform X3, whose translation MWMVSPPVDEGCHQLAWLWDHGTGIFQTTKKLFLRERPGWGRTLEFIRKNAANGLSVANLVAGLSSVLCSLNRQYHYSCWLLLLGFLLDLADGAVARQLDACSALGAKLDDFADFTTFGLATALLLQPQGVLGGLLAIAYVMAVFARLCFFSSAGIPFTYRGLPCPYASSLLASTFLLTEGNVPLLRVAAGVTILFMVDRGSYPHDKVLESQLWKKLVYTGGVVAILFSPAGLAPVYCLAWSMSYICFPSALWSCKA comes from the exons ATGTGGATGGTGTCACCGCCGGTTG atgaagGATGTCACCAGCTTGCCTGGCTTTGGGACCACGGCACAG GTATTTTCCAGACCACCAAGAAATTGTTCCTGAGGGAGAGACCAGGTTGGGGCCGGACCCTGGAATTCATCAGGAAAAATGCTGCCAATGGGCTCTCTGTGGCCAACCTGGTGGCAGGGCTGTCCTCTGTCCTCTGCAGCCTCAACAG GCAGTACCACTactcctgctggctgctgctcctgggcttCCTGCTGGATCTGGCTGATGGAGCCGTTGCCCGGCAGCTCGATGCCTGCTCGGCGCTGG GGGCCAAACTGGATGACTTTGCTGACTTCACCACCTTCGGGCTGGCCAcggctctgctgctgcagccacagggggtgctgggagggctCTTGGCCATCGCCTACGTCATGGCCGTCTTTGCTCGCCTCTGCTTCTTCTCCAGTG CTGGGATCCCCTTCACCTACCGGGGGCTGCCCTGTCCCTACGCCTCCTCGCTGCTGGCCAGCACCTTCCTGCTGACAGAGGGCAATGTCCCCCTGCTGCGTGTGGCCGCGGGCGTCACCATCCTCTTCATGGTGGATCGGGGCTCCTACCCCCACGACAAGGTGCTGGAGTCCCAGCTCTGGAAGAAACTGGTTTACACTGGAG GGGTGGTGGCCATCCTCTTCTCACCGGCAGGGCTGGCTCCTGTCTACTGCCTCGCCTGGTCCATGTCCTACATCTGCTTCCCCTCTGCCCTCTGGAGCTGCAAAGCCTAA